The following are encoded in a window of Panicum virgatum strain AP13 chromosome 5N, P.virgatum_v5, whole genome shotgun sequence genomic DNA:
- the LOC120674343 gene encoding proline-rich receptor-like protein kinase PERK9, translated as MGYGHVDPFLPPQQPLQAAAYHVAPQGDYGQPQAQPAPRLPGCPYSSSASAPPVSASYHSSPPAASPPTVSSPPPATPPPELLPLSPPPPTPLPPTPALSPPPPDAPPPSLPPSPSPSPPPSPPQAPPPPLASDQPRVQPRVYPSPPPPSLPPPPPPAVSPPSPAPSNSPSPSPAPAVQAPAPARVAAHSPPPPRIASPPPPHYHVKPHYMPRSPPKSHSNSTHAASGSGKNIEISREAATTIVALAGLAMLSFIGATIWFVKKKRRQIEPPATLPTQEPAPPPPPNYIPSSAGSSLASDGFYLRSPGYPFMRYSTGSHGFPYSPADSGIGYSHMLFTPENLAAITDDFAEENLLGEGGFGCVFKGILPDGRPVAVKKLKVGNGQGEREFKAEVDTISRVHHRHLVSLVGYCIADGQRMLVYDFVPNNTLYYHLHVSEAALDWRTRVKIAAGAARGIAYLHEDCHPRIIHRDIKSSNILLDNNFEAQVSDFGLARLAADSNTHVTTRVMGTFGYLAPEYALSGKLTAKSDVYSFGVVLLELITGRKPVDASQPLGDESLVEWARPLLLKAIEHREFGDLPDPRMENRFDENEMFHMIGAAAACIRHSAAMRPRMGQVVRALDSLADSNLNNGLQPGRSEVFLEPQSEEIRLFRLREFGSRDCSDELSQTSWRSQRDL; from the exons ATGGGCTACGGGCACGTCGATCCCTTCCTGCCCCCGCAGCAGccgctgcaggcggcggcgtaCCACGTCGCCCCGCAGGGGGACTACGGCCAGCCGCAAGcgcagccggcgccgcgcctGCCGGGTTGCCCGTACTCGTCGtccgcctcggcgccgcccgTCTCCGCGTCTTACCATTCTTCGCCTCCGGCGGCGTCGCCTCCTACGGTAAGTAGCCCACCTCCGGCGACCCCTCCACCGGAGCTATTGCCGTTatcaccgccgccaccaacaCCATTGCCGCCGACGCCGGCATTGTCGCCTCCCCCGCCTGACGCTCCCCCTCCGTCGCttccgccatcgccgtcgccgtcacctCCCCCGTCGCCGCCTCAAGCCCCGCCTCCCCCGCTGGCGTCGGACCAACCGCGCGTTCAGCCCCGCGTATACCCatcaccgccaccgccatcacttcccccaccgccgcctcccgccgtcTCGCCACCATCACCAGCTCCATCCAACTCACCATCGCCGTCGCCTGCTCCAGCTGTGCAAGCTCCAGCCCCCGCGCGTGTTGCTGCCCATTCGCCACCCCCGCCGAGAATCGCCTCTCCACCACCTCCGCACTATCACGTCAAGCCGCATTACATGCCGCGGTCGCCCCCAAAGTCGCATTCGAACTCAACTCATGCAGCCAGTGGCAGTGGCAAGAACATTGAGATATCGAGGGAAGCGGCCACCACCATTGTAGCACTTGCCGGTCTTGCTATGCTTAGCTTTATTGGCGCCACCATTTGGTTCGTCAAGAAAAAGCGCCGGCAGATAGAGCCTCCGGCGACATTGCCCACACAGGAACCagctcctccaccacctcccaacTACATTCCATCTTCAGCCGGATCCTCACTAGCATCAG ACGGGTTCTACTTAAGGTCACCAGGGTATCCTTTCATGAGGTACAGTACTGGAAGCCATGGTTTTCCGTACTCCCCGGCCGACTCTGGGATTGGGTATTCCCATATGCTCTTCACGCCAGAGAATTTGGCAGCAATCACAGATGACTTTGCAGAGGAGAACCTTTTGGGAGAAGGTGGATTTGGGTGTGTGTTTAAGGGCATTTTGCCGGATGGTCGCCCTGTAGCTGTCAAGAAGCTCAAAGTCGGGAATGGGCAAGGCGAGCGTGAGTTCAAGGCCGAAGTTGATACTATCAGCAGAGTACATCATAGACATTTGGTTTCGTTAGTAGGCTATTGCATTGCCGATGGCCAGCGAATGCTCGTTTATGATTTTGTTCCCAACAACACACTTTATTACCACCTCCATG TAAGTGAAGCAGCGCTTGATTGGCGGACAAGGGTTAAGATTGCAGCTGGAGCAGCCCGAGGAATTGCTTACCTGCATGAAGATT GTCATCCACGTATTATACATAGAGATATTAAATCATCCAATATTTTGTTGGATAACAACTTTGAAGCTCAG GTTTCTGATTTTGGGCTTGCAAGGTTAGCGGCTGATTCCAATACACATGTCACCACACGTGTCATGGGGACATTCGG GTATTTAGCTCCAGAGTATGCATTGTCAGGCAAGTTGACAGCAAAATCTGATGTATATTCTTTTGGAGTAGTTCTTTTGGAGCTTATTACAGGCAGAAAACCTGTTGATGCTTCTCAGCCATTGGGAGATGAAAGTCTGGTCGAATGG GCTCGCCCCCTTCTGCTGAAGGCAATCGAGCATCGGGAATTTGGGGACCTTCCCGACCCAAGGATGGAAAACAGATTCGATGAAAACGAGATGTTTCATATGATAGGAGCTGCAGCTGCATGCATTCGTCATTCTGCAGCGATGAGACCGCGTATGGGGCAG GTGGTTAGAGCACTAGATAGTTTAGCAGACTCTAACTTGAACAATGGCCTTCAACCCGGCCGCAGCGAGGTGTTCTTAGAGCCGCAATCGGAGGAGATTAGACTGTTCCGGCTGAGGGAATTCGGCAGCCGGGACTGTAGCGACGAGTTGAGCCAAACCAGCTGGAGAAGCCAAAGAGATTTGTAA